Proteins encoded together in one Salmo trutta chromosome 3, fSalTru1.1, whole genome shotgun sequence window:
- the LOC115171594 gene encoding insulin-like growth factor-binding protein 7 — protein sequence MAIQNHHYKLNINMLVLFAVAISLLLASASADRVPRTCGTCEPSLCDPLPTEGCKSGTIFDSCGCCSLCAYGAGESCGGRGATAKRCASGLECVKSEKDKKTKLGVCACKTNYDVCGSDGVTYKTGCDLKVASLKAVSEEKPEIKILNKGKCSTAPVIVTAPGEVYNVTGSQVYLSCEAIGIPTPVITWKKVTSGKQRMELLPGDRDNLAIQTRGGPEKHEVTGWVLISPLTKEEAGSYECHAVNAKGEASAVGTIHVVESIDDIPVKKVTKDDEL from the exons ATGGCAATACAGAACCACCACTATAAACTCAACATCAACATGTTGGTGCTTTTCGCCGTGGCGATATCGTTGTTACTTGCGTCCGCATCTGCGGACCGTGTGCCGCGCACCTGTGGCACGTGTGAACCCAGCCTGTGTGACCCTCTACCAACGGAGGGATGCAAGTCTGGCACAATTTTTGACTCCTGCGGTTGTTGTTCACTTTGCGCGTATGGAGCCGGGGAATCATGTGGGGGGCGCGGAGCCACAGCCAAGCGTTGCGCCTCTGGACTGGAGTGCGTAAAGAGCGAAAAGGACAAAAAGACAAAGCTCGGCGTTTGCGCCTGCAAAACCAACTACGACGTGTGTGGCTCCGATGGCGTGACTTATAAAACTGGTTGCGACTTGAAAGTTGCCAGCCTGAAAGCGGTGAGCGAGGAGAAGCCTGAAATCAAGATCTTGAATAAAGGAAAATGCTCAACAG CACCTGTCATTGTGACAGCCCCTGGTGAGGTCTACAATGTCACAGGCTCCCAGGTCTACCTGAGCTGCGAGGCCATTGGAATCCCCACCCCTGTGATCACCTGGAAGAAG GTCACCAGCGGAAAACAGAGAATGGAGCTGCTTCCAGGAGACAGAGACAACCTGGCCATTCAGACCCGTGGAGGACCTGAGAAACATGAGGTCACCGGCTGGGTCCTG ATCTCGCCGCTCACCAAGGAAGAGGCGGGTTCGTACGAGTGTCACGCTGTCAACGCCAAGGGAGAGGCCTCAGCGGTGGGCACCATTCACGTGGTGGAGTCCATCGATGACATCCCTGTCAAGAAAG